The Amphiura filiformis chromosome 15, Afil_fr2py, whole genome shotgun sequence region TGTTGCagaataaaacggaaactattcatttttggAGCTCCATGTTGTTTATATTACGTCGAATTTTACGTCAATATTTATTATAGACGGATTTTACTCTACCGCGGCCTGAGAACAAGTAAATTCAAATAATGCTGATcgtattcaaattcaaattgccATGGCGATATCTGAGTtgataaaagtataatggatCAATTACGTATGCCAATGACCCACACGAAAGTGAAAGTGAAAGTGAATTTGGCAAATTGATAGGCCAAtgcaaaattgtttaattttaccctattttggccccaaacacagtgtttttcatgctaaaaaggaacatgcacagggcaatttatTGCTTTACTTTGTAAAATTTATAGGGGACACATCCCCGGCACATCCCACGCTGCCTCCGCCTATGCAGCGAAATAAGGGCATAATTAGCATGACACCCCTCCGGGTCTACTTATGGGCCTCGTAAATTTATACTTAAATGGATAAATAAAATCTTCCGCAATAGGCTATGCAACAAATTAAAAAATGTGCAAAGCGtcgcaaaatgttttgaaaaatgtggTTATTTGTAAAGATGTCTTGTCAGATCAACAAATCTTTGTTCAGATTTGCTATGTAAATTGGTCAGCAGGTACTTACCAGGGGTCCCTAGTGGGTGAAGGGGATTTATGTGCGACCTTTCCTGATGAGAACGGCTTTTCCCGGTGGGAATTGTCGTCAATCACATCAGCAAAAAGTTAGCCAAattttattatataatattaataaatgatgaaGTTTAAAAGAGCACTTATTACTAGCAGATGGCCACACCCTTTCCGCTACCggaccgtttggagttattactcattggagtcatattGTTACACCCAAATTGCAATGTGTGCTTAAtagtacacaattgaatacatAATATCAATGtgcgcggagcgcgtcaaaaaTTAACATGTGCATGCCTTGTCATActatcacttgtatattgatgttgatgattgatgaaaataaaatatgaatgaatgaatacattTTACCCCGTTTTACCCTCAAATTTGTTTGATTCCCCCATTAAGGAGTGAAGTGTTTATAAACACTCCCTAAATCTCAAAAGGTTTGAAAATGGCGTTTATCgcgttttgcatctgaactcgtCAAATTAGTATCAAATACTTATAATATTATATTCAATTTCTCAATGTCTCATTGCAGGCCAAATCGTGAAGAAACATCTTTCTGATGCTATACAGAAAGACACAATGGTTGCACCAACCAACGGATACACGGTTGTTCAATTTCGCGCTGACAATCCCGGCTGGTGGTTTCTGCACTGCCATTTCGAAATACATTTGGCAGTAAGTGTTCACGTCTTCTCTtctcctctctcctcctctcctctcctctcctctcctctcctctcctctcctctccctcctctcctctcttctcttctctcttctcttctcttctcttctcttctcttctcttcttctcttctcttcttcttctcttctcttctcttctcttctcttcttctcttctcttctcttctcttctcttctcttctcttctcttctctctcttctcttctcttctcgcctCTTCTCTTCTCGCCTCTCTCTCTTCTCGCCTCGTCTCTTCTCGCCTCGTCTCGCCTCGCTCTACTCTGCGCTGTTCCACTCTGCTTTGCTCTGCTGTTCTattctgtttttttttatctccaaTCTTATTATACATGTAGAGCCAAACTAAGACATAATCCGATTCTTAATCTTCTTCATCGTATAACATGCAATATTTCTTTGTATTCCGTTGAAAGCTTGGGATGTCTCTTATAGTACATGTTGACAAACAGGACGGAGGAGAGTCTACAGCTATCCCACCAAAGCCCGAGTCTTTCCCAGAATGTGGTGATTGGCCACTTCCTAGAGCTGACGATGGCGAAGGTATAATGAAGCGACTAACTTATCACATTAGTCTCGTGATTAAGTTTTTAtttgtcatcatca contains the following coding sequences:
- the LOC140171671 gene encoding uncharacterized protein; the protein is MQKVRDMNDKGQIVKKHLSDAIQKDTMVAPTNGYTVVQFRADNPGWWFLHCHFEIHLALGMSLIVHVDKQDGGESTAIPPKPESFPECGDWPLPRADDGEAFLWSEERVGGVEDIPVDVYEEANKILDQSKQHLLDLFNRPSAET